A single genomic interval of Cupriavidus necator harbors:
- a CDS encoding glycosyltransferase — MFALFLENQTLLVINGGVLLAMVLLSMLCRQDRPADRVLFGGVTALLLAVYLTWRVRETLPDWQMNFASVWAHVFFAFECMTLAYTLLSIVVLARTSNHTPDADAGEAALRRAKQVPPVDIFIATYNEGLDILEKTIVSALAIDYPDFRVWVLDDTRRDWLREFCERVGAHYVTRPDNAHAKAGNLNNGLRHSAAAGGAPYILVLDADFAPHRNILLRTVGLFSDARVGVVQTPQFYYNADPIQYNLRATECWVDEQRAFFDVMQPAKDAWGAAFCIGTSFVVRRDLIDLIGGFPTGTVTEDIHLTYRLLPHGYITRWLNERLSVGLSAEGLPEYISQRSRWGLGTIQVALTADGPLRGRGYTGMQRLHYVHGLLHWLSRPFTLMLLAGPLLYWYLGVSTLYGEPLQFLAYGLPALVAYWAYSIWITGQRALPIFTEVTQIVAALAVTASLVSAMFKPFGRPFKVTNKGLDRSKLVIHGKFAALYAGLLGFSALGLGRALVVDPDAQGLAFNTIWTGVALMLYLASLLVCVELPRPRKEERFPHRAAALLRVDGKEYRVTTRDLSCNGVAVTTPLAPAIPAGTEGALWLAQAGWIPCRVVRRDGQLLGIALNAGMAARHALIRLLFTDPAHNIARQGQPKLALSRFVRRALLG; from the coding sequence ATGTTCGCCCTGTTTCTGGAAAACCAGACGCTGCTGGTCATCAACGGCGGCGTGCTGCTGGCGATGGTGCTGCTCTCGATGCTGTGCCGGCAAGACCGGCCGGCGGACCGCGTGCTGTTCGGCGGCGTCACCGCCTTGCTGCTGGCGGTATACCTGACCTGGCGCGTCCGCGAAACGCTGCCCGACTGGCAGATGAACTTCGCCAGCGTGTGGGCCCATGTGTTCTTTGCCTTCGAATGCATGACGCTGGCCTATACGCTGCTGTCGATCGTGGTGCTGGCGCGCACCAGCAACCACACCCCCGACGCCGACGCGGGCGAGGCCGCCTTGCGCCGCGCGAAGCAGGTGCCGCCGGTGGACATCTTCATCGCCACCTACAACGAAGGCCTGGACATTTTGGAGAAGACCATTGTCTCGGCGCTGGCGATCGACTATCCCGACTTCCGCGTCTGGGTGCTGGACGACACCCGCCGCGACTGGCTGCGCGAGTTCTGCGAACGGGTCGGCGCGCACTACGTGACGCGCCCGGACAACGCCCACGCCAAGGCCGGCAATCTCAACAACGGCCTGCGCCACAGCGCCGCGGCCGGCGGCGCGCCCTACATCCTGGTGCTGGACGCCGACTTCGCGCCGCATCGCAATATCCTGCTGCGCACCGTGGGGCTGTTCAGCGATGCGCGCGTGGGCGTGGTGCAGACACCTCAGTTCTATTACAACGCGGATCCGATCCAGTACAACCTGCGCGCCACCGAATGCTGGGTCGATGAGCAACGCGCCTTCTTCGACGTGATGCAGCCGGCCAAGGACGCCTGGGGCGCGGCGTTCTGCATCGGCACCTCGTTCGTGGTGCGGCGCGACCTGATCGACCTGATCGGCGGCTTCCCCACCGGCACGGTGACCGAGGACATCCACCTGACCTACCGGCTGCTGCCGCACGGCTATATCACGCGCTGGCTCAATGAGCGCCTGAGCGTGGGCCTGTCAGCCGAAGGCCTGCCCGAGTACATCAGCCAGCGCAGCCGCTGGGGGCTGGGCACGATCCAGGTGGCGCTGACCGCGGACGGGCCGCTGCGCGGGCGCGGCTACACCGGGATGCAGCGGCTGCACTACGTGCACGGCCTGTTGCACTGGCTGTCGCGGCCATTCACGCTGATGCTGCTGGCAGGGCCGCTGCTGTACTGGTACCTCGGCGTCTCCACCCTGTATGGCGAGCCGCTGCAGTTTCTCGCCTACGGCCTGCCGGCGCTGGTGGCGTACTGGGCGTACAGCATCTGGATCACCGGCCAGCGCGCGCTGCCGATCTTCACCGAAGTCACGCAGATCGTGGCGGCGCTGGCCGTCACCGCATCGCTGGTGAGCGCGATGTTCAAGCCGTTCGGACGGCCTTTCAAGGTGACCAACAAGGGGCTGGACCGCTCCAAACTGGTGATCCACGGCAAGTTCGCTGCACTGTACGCGGGGCTGCTGGGCTTCTCCGCGCTGGGACTGGGCCGCGCCCTGGTGGTGGACCCCGATGCGCAAGGGCTCGCCTTCAACACCATCTGGACCGGGGTGGCGCTGATGCTGTACCTGGCCTCGCTGCTGGTCTGCGTGGAACTGCCGCGCCCGCGCAAGGAAGAGCGCTTCCCGCACCGCGCGGCAGCGCTGCTGCGCGTGGATGGCAAGGAATACCGCGTGACCACCAGGGATCTTTCCTGCAACGGCGTTGCCGTCACCACGCCGCTGGCGCCGGCCATTCCAGCCGGCACCGAGGGCGCGCTGTGGCTGGCGCAGGCCGGCTGGATCCCGTGCCGCGTGGTGCGCCGCGACGGCCAGTTGCTGGGCATCGCCCTGAACGCCGGCATGGCGGCGCGCCACGCGCTGATCCGGCTGCTGTTCACCGATCCCGCACACAACATTGCCCGGCAGGGGCAGCCCAAGCTGGCGCTGTCGCGCTTTGTGCGGCGCGCGCTGCTGGGCTGA
- a CDS encoding efflux transporter outer membrane subunit, giving the protein MRSLPRPRTLPPPRLLLPGALVLALAACTLEPQYQRPDAPVPSAWPEGAAYRTPQAGAAQPGQPAQPAGPSAADLGWRDVFVDPQLRQLIELALANNRDLRMATLAIDEARALYQIERAAQFPTVEGNAGMVSQRLPQRLRAAGQSPQITTYNAGIGFTAFELDFFGRVRSLKHAALEEYMATEEARRSAQISLVSEVANAYLTLLADRALLKLSQDTLKTQQDAAEMVRRGRQVGAMAQLDQHRAQTQVQTSQVGVEQYTRQVAQDENALSLLIGGPLPKSVTDAGAATANANAAARDPLDARTLVSEFPEGLPSSVLVRRPDILNAEHRLKAANANIGAARAAFFPRISLTGALGVASSSLAGLFSGGMAWVFAPQLTVPIFDAGRNRAGLDAANVRKDINIANYEKTIQTAFREVADSMAARATYERQVQAQEALVREGSETRRLSEMRFKNGVDDYFGVFDAQRQLYTAQQALITYKLAGLTSRVSLYKSLGGGWREVTEAAPAANGGARQAPAARPQAAAQPQAVARPQAVAQPQAVAQPPAAAQPPAAAQPQAVARPQAATQPQAVAPAQAAAQPQAAAQPQAPAQSPAAAQPAPVAATPR; this is encoded by the coding sequence ATGCGAAGCCTGCCACGCCCCCGTACCCTGCCCCCGCCGCGCCTGCTGCTGCCCGGCGCACTCGTGCTGGCCCTTGCTGCCTGCACGCTCGAACCGCAGTACCAGCGCCCCGACGCGCCGGTCCCGTCGGCGTGGCCGGAGGGCGCTGCCTACCGCACCCCGCAGGCCGGTGCGGCGCAGCCGGGCCAGCCGGCTCAACCCGCCGGCCCTTCGGCCGCGGACCTGGGATGGCGCGATGTTTTCGTCGACCCGCAACTGCGCCAGCTGATCGAACTGGCGCTGGCCAACAACCGCGACCTGCGCATGGCCACGCTTGCCATCGACGAAGCGCGCGCGCTGTACCAGATCGAGCGCGCGGCGCAGTTCCCCACGGTGGAAGGCAATGCCGGCATGGTCTCGCAGCGGTTGCCGCAACGGCTGCGCGCGGCGGGCCAGTCGCCGCAGATCACCACCTACAACGCGGGCATCGGCTTTACGGCGTTCGAGCTTGATTTCTTCGGCCGGGTGCGCAGCCTCAAGCATGCCGCGCTCGAGGAATACATGGCCACCGAGGAAGCGCGCCGCAGCGCGCAGATCAGCCTGGTGTCCGAGGTGGCCAACGCCTACCTGACGCTGCTGGCCGACCGCGCGCTGCTGAAGCTGTCGCAGGACACGCTGAAGACGCAGCAGGACGCGGCGGAGATGGTGCGGCGCGGGCGGCAGGTTGGTGCGATGGCGCAGCTGGACCAGCATCGCGCGCAAACCCAGGTGCAGACCTCGCAGGTCGGCGTTGAGCAATACACGCGGCAGGTGGCGCAGGATGAGAACGCGCTGTCCTTGCTGATCGGCGGCCCGTTGCCGAAATCCGTGACCGATGCCGGCGCGGCAACGGCCAACGCCAACGCCGCCGCGCGAGATCCGCTGGACGCGCGCACCCTGGTGAGCGAGTTCCCCGAAGGGCTGCCGTCCAGCGTGCTGGTGCGCCGCCCCGACATCCTCAACGCCGAACACCGCCTCAAGGCGGCCAACGCCAATATCGGCGCGGCACGCGCGGCGTTCTTCCCGCGCATCTCGCTGACCGGCGCGCTGGGCGTGGCCAGCAGCAGCCTGGCGGGGCTGTTCTCCGGCGGCATGGCATGGGTGTTCGCGCCGCAGCTGACCGTGCCGATCTTCGACGCCGGCCGCAACCGGGCCGGGCTGGATGCGGCCAACGTGCGCAAGGACATCAACATCGCCAACTACGAGAAGACCATCCAGACCGCGTTCCGCGAAGTGGCCGACAGCATGGCGGCACGCGCCACCTACGAGCGCCAGGTGCAGGCGCAGGAAGCGCTGGTGCGCGAAGGCAGCGAGACCCGGCGGCTGTCGGAAATGCGTTTCAAGAACGGCGTGGACGACTACTTCGGCGTGTTCGACGCGCAGCGCCAGCTCTACACCGCGCAGCAGGCGCTGATCACGTACAAGCTGGCCGGCCTGACCAGCCGCGTATCGCTGTACAAGTCGCTCGGCGGCGGCTGGCGCGAGGTGACCGAGGCCGCCCCGGCGGCCAATGGCGGCGCACGCCAGGCACCCGCCGCGCGGCCGCAAGCCGCGGCACAGCCCCAGGCGGTGGCACGGCCTCAAGCCGTGGCGCAGCCGCAGGCCGTGGCGCAACCTCCAGCCGCGGCGCAACCTCCAGCCGCGGCGCAACCTCAGGCCGTGGCACGGCCCCAAGCCGCCACACAGCCTCAAGCCGTGGCACCGGCTCAGGCAGCAGCCCAGCCCCAGGCCGCAGCGCAACCTCAGGCTCCGGCGCAATCCCCGGCGGCGGCACAGCCGGCACCCGTCGCGGCCACGCCGCGCTGA
- a CDS encoding TRAP transporter large permease — translation MRKELWFGISLMVLIVGAVAWFMPAPADWTNGHLGLLMLALIVVAIMLGFPTAFTLMGMGVLFSWLAYRHADPTIAVQQTLDLMVQRAYAVMTNDVLISIPLFVFMGYLVERSNLIEKLFRSLHLALAWIPGSLAVATLVTCAIFATATGIVGAVVTLMGLLAFPAMLRAGYSTSLSAGAVTAGGCLGILIPPSVLLIVYGATAGVSVVQLYAGAFFPGLMLTGLYILYLLILAKLKPALAPPLPEAERVVPLPPVARTLEARGATHALPALGAGLMRALKGPRNADLPTAVFARQLGIVLLPAIAVVLVMGTIYSVVTAPAASVAVEAPLSMGGAEESSASLDDLQAPPVEESAAPAAPAAPAATTPAPTTAAQAGAQPAPVPAAAAVSAPRWFWITLAAVAAVLVYFYWRFSFARLEIFKMLLSSFFPLALLILAVLGSIVFGLATPTEAAAVGSLGGALLAAAYRQLNFRVVKESVLLTAKTSAMVCWLFVGSSIFSAAFALLGGQALVEQWVLSLNLSPVQFMILAQLIIFLLGWPLEWTEIIIIFMPIFIPLLDNFGIDPLFFGLLVALNLQTAFLSPPVAMAAFYLKGVAPPHVTLNQIFLGMLPFMGIQLIALVLLYVFPGIGLWLPTVLYR, via the coding sequence ATGAGGAAAGAACTGTGGTTCGGCATTTCCCTGATGGTGCTGATCGTCGGCGCCGTGGCGTGGTTCATGCCCGCGCCGGCGGACTGGACCAACGGACACCTCGGCCTGTTGATGCTGGCGCTGATCGTGGTGGCGATCATGCTGGGCTTCCCCACCGCGTTCACGCTGATGGGCATGGGCGTGCTGTTCTCCTGGCTGGCCTACCGCCACGCCGACCCCACGATCGCGGTGCAGCAGACGCTGGACCTGATGGTGCAGCGGGCCTATGCCGTCATGACCAACGACGTGCTGATCTCGATCCCGCTGTTCGTGTTCATGGGCTACCTGGTCGAGCGCTCCAACCTGATCGAAAAGCTCTTCCGCAGCCTGCACCTTGCGCTGGCGTGGATTCCCGGCTCGCTCGCGGTGGCCACGCTGGTGACCTGCGCGATCTTCGCGACCGCCACCGGCATCGTCGGCGCCGTGGTCACGCTGATGGGCCTGCTGGCCTTCCCCGCCATGCTGCGCGCGGGCTACAGCACGTCGCTGTCGGCCGGCGCGGTCACCGCGGGCGGTTGCCTGGGCATCCTGATCCCGCCGTCGGTGCTGCTGATCGTCTACGGCGCCACCGCGGGCGTGTCGGTGGTGCAGCTCTATGCGGGCGCGTTCTTCCCGGGCCTGATGCTGACCGGGCTCTATATCCTCTACCTCCTGATCCTGGCCAAGCTCAAGCCCGCGCTCGCGCCGCCGCTGCCGGAAGCCGAGCGGGTGGTGCCGCTGCCGCCGGTGGCGCGCACGCTGGAAGCCCGCGGCGCCACCCATGCCTTGCCTGCGCTCGGTGCCGGCCTGATGCGCGCGCTCAAGGGCCCGCGCAATGCCGACCTGCCGACGGCAGTGTTCGCGCGCCAGCTGGGCATCGTGCTGCTGCCGGCGATCGCCGTGGTATTGGTGATGGGAACGATATACAGCGTGGTCACCGCGCCCGCCGCCAGCGTCGCGGTGGAGGCACCGCTGTCGATGGGAGGCGCCGAGGAAAGCAGCGCATCACTCGACGACCTGCAGGCGCCGCCAGTGGAAGAATCCGCTGCGCCCGCAGCGCCGGCCGCTCCCGCCGCTACCACCCCTGCACCGACGACCGCAGCGCAAGCCGGGGCGCAGCCAGCGCCAGTGCCGGCGGCGGCTGCAGTATCCGCACCCCGCTGGTTCTGGATCACGCTGGCGGCCGTGGCGGCGGTGCTGGTGTACTTCTACTGGCGCTTCAGCTTCGCGCGGCTGGAAATCTTCAAGATGCTGCTGTCGTCGTTCTTCCCGCTGGCGCTGCTGATCCTGGCGGTGCTGGGCTCGATCGTGTTCGGGCTGGCCACGCCGACCGAAGCCGCGGCGGTGGGCTCGCTCGGCGGCGCGCTGCTGGCGGCAGCGTACCGGCAGCTGAACTTCCGCGTGGTCAAGGAATCGGTGCTGCTGACGGCCAAGACCAGCGCCATGGTGTGCTGGCTGTTCGTGGGCTCGTCGATCTTCTCTGCCGCGTTCGCGCTGCTGGGCGGACAGGCGCTGGTCGAGCAGTGGGTGCTGTCGCTGAACCTGTCGCCGGTGCAGTTCATGATCCTGGCGCAGCTGATCATCTTCCTGCTCGGCTGGCCGCTGGAATGGACCGAGATCATCATCATCTTCATGCCGATCTTTATCCCGCTGCTGGATAACTTCGGCATCGACCCGCTGTTCTTCGGGCTGCTGGTGGCGCTGAACCTGCAGACCGCCTTCCTGTCGCCGCCGGTGGCAATGGCCGCGTTCTACCTGAAGGGCGTGGCGCCGCCGCATGTCACGCTGAACCAGATCTTCCTGGGCATGCTGCCGTTCATGGGCATCCAGCTGATTGCGCTGGTGCTGCTCTACGTCTTCCCCGGCATCGGCCTCTGGCTGCCCACGGTGCTGTACCGCTGA
- a CDS encoding TRAP transporter small permease subunit — MQRLLLGIDRISTFVGQAGAWLIIGLTLMISYEVFSRYALGTPHAWVFDASNMLYGTMFMLAGAYTLAKRGHVRGDILYGFLPPRMQASIDLVLYLAFFFPGVIALAWAGIDFFEVSLAQDEHSSIAADGPPIYPFKAVIPVAGALLLLQGAAETIRCILCLANGSWPPREGDVEEVDVEQLKEMVQGTPTAELAESPPPRDDQPGAGR, encoded by the coding sequence GTGCAACGCCTGCTGCTTGGCATCGACCGCATCAGCACCTTCGTCGGCCAGGCCGGCGCGTGGCTGATCATCGGGCTCACGCTGATGATCAGCTACGAGGTGTTCTCGCGCTATGCGCTGGGCACGCCGCACGCCTGGGTGTTCGATGCCAGCAATATGCTGTACGGCACGATGTTCATGCTGGCCGGCGCGTATACCCTGGCCAAGCGCGGCCACGTGCGCGGCGACATCCTCTATGGCTTCCTGCCGCCGCGGATGCAGGCGTCAATCGACCTGGTGCTCTACCTGGCCTTCTTCTTCCCCGGTGTGATCGCGCTGGCCTGGGCGGGCATCGATTTCTTCGAGGTCTCGCTGGCACAGGACGAACACTCTTCCATCGCCGCCGACGGTCCGCCGATCTATCCGTTCAAGGCAGTGATTCCCGTGGCCGGCGCGCTGCTTTTGCTGCAGGGCGCGGCCGAGACCATCCGCTGCATCCTGTGCCTGGCGAACGGCAGCTGGCCGCCGCGCGAAGGCGATGTCGAGGAAGTCGATGTCGAGCAGCTCAAGGAGATGGTGCAAGGCACCCCTACCGCTGAGCTGGCCGAGTCACCGCCGCCGCGCGACGACCAGCCTGGAGCCGGCCGATGA
- a CDS encoding DUF1624 domain-containing protein — MLPAKARTAAPLSSPTDFPSAAVARPAGGRLLSIDALRGLVILIMLLDHVRDMFFLHVQVADPMDVATTSPALFFSRLAAHLCAPVFIWLAGISVWLYGAAGNDRRAVSGFLLRRGVFLVLLEVTLVGFAWTGTLPPQVIYLQVIWAIGLSMMALAALVWLPRAVLIAAGIALVAGHNLLSPLHFPVDSAWHVPWAILHDRTWIEVADGFRVRTSYPVLPWIGVIALGYAAGPWFAVTVPAAVRQRRLAGCGLAALAGFAVLRALNGYGQEQKWLAGSDALHTAMSFLNVTKYPPSLLFLLLTLGVGWLLLVWLERAQGSWIARRLAVFGAVPMFFYLLHLYVLQGLYQACVHRWGLNQGKVFGLDHVWQLWLGAAVLALALWPAVRWFAALKARRRDWRWLKYF; from the coding sequence ATGCTGCCAGCCAAGGCGCGCACTGCCGCGCCCCTGTCTTCTCCGACAGATTTCCCTTCTGCCGCGGTCGCGCGGCCGGCCGGCGGCCGGCTGCTGTCCATCGACGCTCTGCGCGGACTGGTGATCCTGATCATGCTGCTGGACCACGTACGGGACATGTTCTTCCTGCACGTCCAGGTGGCCGATCCCATGGATGTCGCCACGACCTCTCCGGCACTTTTCTTCAGCCGGCTCGCCGCGCATCTGTGCGCACCGGTTTTCATCTGGCTGGCCGGCATATCGGTGTGGCTCTACGGTGCCGCCGGGAACGACCGGCGCGCCGTCAGCGGCTTCCTGCTCAGGCGCGGCGTGTTCCTGGTGCTGCTGGAGGTGACGCTGGTCGGCTTTGCCTGGACCGGGACCTTGCCGCCGCAGGTGATCTACCTGCAGGTGATCTGGGCCATCGGCCTGAGCATGATGGCGCTGGCGGCACTGGTGTGGCTGCCGCGGGCGGTGCTGATTGCCGCGGGCATTGCGCTGGTTGCCGGCCACAACCTGCTGAGCCCGCTGCATTTCCCGGTGGACAGCGCCTGGCACGTGCCCTGGGCCATCCTGCACGACCGCACCTGGATCGAGGTGGCTGATGGTTTCAGGGTGCGTACCTCATACCCGGTGCTGCCGTGGATCGGCGTGATCGCGCTGGGCTATGCGGCGGGGCCGTGGTTTGCCGTCACGGTGCCTGCCGCGGTACGGCAGCGGCGGCTGGCTGGATGCGGGCTGGCGGCGCTGGCAGGCTTTGCGGTGCTGCGCGCGCTGAACGGCTACGGGCAGGAGCAGAAATGGCTGGCGGGCAGCGACGCCTTGCATACCGCGATGAGCTTCCTCAACGTCACCAAATACCCGCCGTCGCTGCTGTTCCTGCTGCTGACACTGGGCGTGGGCTGGTTGCTGCTGGTGTGGCTGGAGCGAGCGCAGGGCAGCTGGATCGCGCGGCGCCTGGCTGTGTTCGGCGCCGTGCCGATGTTCTTCTACCTGCTGCACCTCTACGTGCTGCAGGGGCTGTACCAGGCTTGCGTGCACCGCTGGGGCCTGAACCAGGGCAAGGTGTTCGGCCTCGACCACGTCTGGCAGCTGTGGCTGGGCGCGGCCGTGCTCGCCCTGGCGCTGTGGCCGGCGGTGCGCTGGTTCGCGGCGCTGAAAGCAAGGCGGCGGGACTGGCGCTGGCTGAAGTACTTCTGA
- a CDS encoding MFS transporter: MPTDTALASLPVDTAFRTDIPGRLDRLPWSRWHWRVAIALGVAWVLDGLEVTLVGSVGAVLERPDTLGLTATQVGWSGSLYIAGAVLGALVFGRMADRLGRKRLFLATLAVYMVATLATAFSPGFAFFAACRFFTGLGIGGEYAAINSAIDELIPARVRGRVNLAINGSFWLGAALGAGLSLVLLDARVFGPVWGWRVCFALGAVLAVAIVLVRKHVPESPRWLATHGRLEEAERVIAAIEAEVRARHGPLPPVAPDCVAVAMRRRAAPGVGEVMRLLLRRFRRRSMITLALMVAQAFFYNAIFFTYALVLTRFYAVPEARVALYIFPFALGNALGPLLLGPLFDHIGRRRMIAATYVLSGIGLALTGWAFVEGWLDARGQALCWSAVFFLASAAASSAYLTASEVFPLEMRALAISVFYAVGTGTGGFIAPVLLGALIESGSREAVAAGYGFGALLVIVAGLLALRFGIDAERRPLEHIAPPLAADD, encoded by the coding sequence ATGCCAACCGATACCGCCCTCGCCAGCCTTCCCGTCGACACCGCATTCCGCACCGACATTCCGGGGCGGCTGGACCGCCTGCCATGGTCGCGCTGGCACTGGCGCGTGGCGATTGCGCTGGGCGTCGCCTGGGTCCTCGATGGCCTCGAAGTCACGCTGGTGGGCTCGGTCGGCGCCGTGCTGGAGCGCCCCGATACGCTGGGCCTGACCGCGACGCAGGTCGGCTGGTCAGGCTCGCTCTATATCGCCGGCGCGGTGCTGGGGGCGCTGGTGTTCGGGCGCATGGCCGACCGGCTCGGGCGCAAGCGGCTGTTCCTGGCCACGCTCGCGGTCTACATGGTGGCGACGCTGGCCACCGCGTTCTCTCCCGGCTTTGCCTTCTTTGCGGCCTGCCGCTTTTTTACCGGCCTTGGCATCGGCGGCGAATACGCGGCCATCAATTCCGCCATCGACGAACTGATCCCGGCGCGCGTGCGCGGGCGCGTCAACCTGGCCATCAACGGCAGCTTCTGGCTGGGCGCGGCACTCGGCGCCGGGTTGAGCCTGGTGCTGCTCGATGCGCGCGTGTTCGGCCCGGTCTGGGGCTGGCGCGTCTGCTTCGCGCTGGGCGCGGTACTGGCCGTGGCCATCGTGCTGGTGCGCAAGCATGTGCCGGAGAGCCCGCGCTGGCTTGCCACCCATGGCCGGCTGGAAGAGGCCGAGCGCGTGATCGCCGCGATCGAGGCCGAGGTGCGCGCCCGCCATGGCCCGCTGCCGCCGGTGGCACCGGATTGCGTCGCGGTGGCGATGCGCCGGCGCGCCGCGCCGGGCGTGGGCGAAGTCATGCGCCTGCTGTTGCGGCGCTTCCGCCGCCGCAGCATGATCACGCTGGCGCTGATGGTGGCGCAGGCCTTCTTCTACAACGCAATCTTCTTCACTTATGCGCTGGTGCTGACACGCTTCTATGCCGTGCCGGAAGCGCGCGTGGCGCTGTATATCTTTCCCTTTGCGTTGGGCAACGCGCTGGGGCCGCTGCTGCTTGGCCCGTTGTTCGACCACATCGGGCGCCGGCGCATGATTGCCGCCACCTACGTGCTGTCCGGCATCGGGCTGGCACTGACCGGCTGGGCCTTCGTTGAAGGCTGGCTCGATGCGCGCGGCCAGGCGCTGTGCTGGTCGGCGGTGTTCTTCCTGGCCTCGGCCGCGGCCAGCTCCGCCTACCTGACCGCCAGCGAAGTTTTCCCGCTGGAAATGCGCGCGCTGGCGATCTCGGTGTTCTACGCCGTGGGCACCGGCACCGGCGGCTTTATCGCGCCGGTGCTGCTGGGCGCGCTGATTGAAAGCGGCAGCCGCGAAGCCGTGGCGGCAGGCTACGGCTTCGGCGCGCTGCTGGTGATCGTCGCCGGGCTGCTGGCATTGCGCTTCGGCATCGACGCCGAACGGCGGCCGCTGGAGCACATCGCGCCGCCACTCGCAGCCGACGATTAG
- a CDS encoding HlyD family secretion protein, with protein MADQRNNPPPRQHPLTPAPLRQPHGDGLVQRPQPVTVPLWHIVPRMAGYGVVLFIIWAVLTIMFPNVFTRSSERAVVNSPVSLVTSPVEGIVTKQMVAAGQSFSANQALMIVQNPNIDRSLLVDLTGKKLDNQQRHDSARARLESNRRLMAATEQDLQRYNSAAQREHGARVRALEARLASARAQEDQQQEVVNRNQNMQWAGAVSEAYTNASRYQLSMLSNAKAAAKAELDNAVSVSEAARNKVYASSTDGPSATLAQRRQVLGAESAQLTAELEQLEAYGKSVDEMIATEQERLDRLSNLEIRSAEPGTIEDLIAQPGMRVAAGATLARASNCAQTRVVAVFPRSLSDNLLPGARLNVNVDGVPTALPASVAEVLPRAPDGDQARYFVPFPPIEKNEIYVIAKLDRPLGNVPGKAGGASGAAARAAAGPTQSGHCGMGRWARVTLNQSWLGQLRASLI; from the coding sequence ATGGCCGACCAGCGCAATAATCCGCCACCCAGACAACACCCGCTGACACCGGCTCCGCTGCGCCAGCCCCACGGCGACGGCCTGGTGCAACGCCCGCAGCCCGTTACCGTGCCGCTCTGGCACATCGTGCCGCGCATGGCGGGCTACGGCGTGGTGCTGTTCATCATCTGGGCCGTACTGACAATCATGTTTCCAAATGTGTTTACGCGCTCGTCGGAGCGGGCCGTGGTGAACAGTCCGGTCAGCCTGGTGACTTCTCCCGTGGAAGGCATCGTGACGAAGCAGATGGTGGCCGCGGGCCAGTCGTTCTCGGCCAACCAGGCGCTGATGATCGTGCAGAACCCGAACATCGACCGTTCGCTGCTGGTCGACCTGACCGGCAAGAAGCTCGACAACCAGCAGCGCCATGACTCCGCCCGCGCGCGGCTGGAAAGCAACCGCCGGCTGATGGCCGCCACCGAGCAGGACCTGCAGCGCTACAACAGCGCTGCGCAACGCGAGCACGGTGCGCGCGTGCGCGCCCTGGAGGCGCGCCTGGCATCGGCCCGGGCACAGGAAGACCAGCAGCAGGAAGTGGTCAACCGCAACCAGAACATGCAGTGGGCCGGGGCCGTCAGCGAGGCCTACACCAATGCCTCGCGCTACCAGCTGTCGATGCTTTCCAATGCCAAGGCAGCGGCCAAGGCCGAGCTCGATAACGCAGTCAGCGTGAGCGAGGCCGCGCGCAACAAGGTCTATGCCTCATCCACCGACGGCCCCAGCGCCACGCTGGCCCAGCGGCGCCAGGTACTGGGCGCGGAATCGGCACAGCTGACGGCAGAGCTGGAACAACTGGAGGCCTATGGCAAGTCGGTGGACGAGATGATCGCCACGGAACAGGAACGCCTCGACCGGCTTTCGAACCTGGAGATCCGCTCGGCCGAACCCGGCACCATCGAAGACCTGATCGCGCAGCCCGGCATGCGCGTGGCCGCCGGCGCCACCCTGGCGCGCGCCAGCAACTGCGCGCAGACGCGCGTGGTTGCGGTGTTCCCGCGCAGCCTCAGCGACAACCTGCTGCCCGGTGCACGGCTGAACGTGAATGTCGACGGCGTGCCCACGGCGTTGCCGGCATCGGTGGCAGAGGTACTGCCGCGCGCGCCGGACGGCGACCAGGCGCGTTACTTCGTGCCCTTCCCGCCGATCGAGAAGAACGAGATCTATGTGATCGCCAAGCTCGACCGCCCGCTGGGCAACGTGCCCGGCAAGGCTGGCGGGGCGTCAGGGGCAGCAGCACGGGCAGCGGCAGGGCCAACCCAGTCCGGCCATTGCGGCATGGGCCGCTGGGCGCGCGTGACGCTGAACCAGAGCTGGCTGGGCCAGCTGCGGGCATCGCTGATATAA